The Raphanus sativus cultivar WK10039 chromosome 2, ASM80110v3, whole genome shotgun sequence DNA segment aatattattgatatctaagaaaattgaaaatataaatttttaaaaatagttaatattagCTAGAAATAATTATCTGATAGTGATGacaaaaaacaataattatcttatagtaattttgttttctaaatcctacacaaaatataattgtaagagATTATTTAATAATGATTTCCTTTTCTAATACCCTAAAAACTGTAACAGAATATTtgatagttatttttattataatttttattctgGGTTGGATCCggtttaaatttataggtaaatATGTTATCTGTAGCTCTAATTACAAAGTTAATAACAACGCATATATAaactatgattataaaatacaaacatTAAGTAAAGCTTATGTGTGAAAATgagtttttaattataaaataaatttcgcATATCATATGCGAAAACAATTCTAGAACTATagtaaatgatttttaatatttcattaacTCTATGAGAAATTGAATGCATaatgtgacatgtgttaaaatatataatgacaAAAACTATGATATCAAAATAtagagataatttttttaaatctctatattataattttaatataatcattttaatattgtgacatgtgttaaaatatattatgacaAAAACTATGATTTCAAAATATAGAGAATTTTTTGTGTTATGTTGTTTCAAATGATAATCTTCATTTGCTATACCAATAGGACTGGACACGGATACTTGATACTCAATTCGTGCCCGCTACTTGACTCGTACTTACCCCGTAAAATCGAGTACTTGCAGTGATCAAACCAAGTAACAAGTACTTCAACCCCAAAACTTGCAAGTACAAACCAAGTACCaagtctttttaaaaatttaactacTTGACTCGTTTGTACTTGTTACTcatttattctttttgtttacgTAATATTGACATAAGTTTTGTAGTTTCAAAATCTTAAttctttcaaatttttaaattatatgagCCATGAttcttttaatttggtttattattatttttgtcttaaaaatcaagttttcgacattattaaatttgataatAAGCAAATATAGCTTATTATTAGCAGATGTAAGTCACatataaaatatctttatatCTTTCAATATTTGTTTCGTTACTTGTTTTAGGTGTTATTCGCtactcatttaaaaaaattattattatatatttaacatattttatcttttatttatattgtaactGAAATCAGATAAATATATTAGATTCgaataaaaattgataaaaagataacaaaattcTTTGTATGAGATTAtgctttattttaattatttataatttgtaagtAATAAGTATTTTACTTGATTTTAACAAGTAACAAATCGGATCAAGTAACATACAAatactgatttttgttttaaacaaGTCAAGTTCAAATTCAAAATACGATTACTTGAATAAGCCAAGCCAAGTACCAAGCCTTCGAAAATTATCTAAGTACTTGGCTTGCGTCCACCTCTATATACCAATATATCAACAACCTTATCTTCCGATTATATATCAAAGTTTATTTGTCAAAGTCTATATGTGCTGTACCATATTTCGATATCACATGTTTATTCACCGCTTTAAATGCAGCAGGCATATGCAATCATTTTGAATCCTGTTTTTATTCTAAGGATTCAAACGTTCAAACGTTCTTAGAAATCACGaccactagattttgacccgtgctttcgaagcgcggaatattttacgatggaaaatttcactaatagtttaacaaatattttggtaaattttaaagagtgtgtatttaaaatatttttgcatttaaatcagtatttttaaattcaacccgattgtgattataccggttaatccggagatctgacaattcaatttatgttttaaaaatattcatattaaaaaatcactaaaatccgagactaaccgactgaactgatggatgaccgatatgtaatctaattggatttaaatagcttcataatttgtaatcttataatcgaaattttaaagttcactattttgcaatttatgatagtgaactttaaaattatgacgtttctacaaaattttaaagagaaaatgatagatataaaataactaagattaattattgtattatttggaaacattgatagtagtataaaaatatattgtttggaaacattgatagtagtataaagaaataaatatattgtttggaaacattgatagtagtataaagaaataagtatattgtttggaaacatggatagtagtataaagaaaggaacataaaatgatttaatatatgtttaaatataaagtataaaggtgtatttaatttaaaaacttacaaaataaatgttaggtccaacataatgtttatgttttaataagatagattgtaCATGAAAAAGCCAATACACGTAagcaatttattttaaattatcgTGCTAAActcatttttgatttttttttgaacaaactcATTTTTGATTTGGCTATTCCTTTATTGTGGTTAATTAAAGCTTTCCacaaaagttttttaaaaaagtaatttgAAGAAGTCAAACTCTAAAATACGATAAAAGTAATTGGACGCATAGAAATCGGGCTATTTTATATTTGTCGGCAAACCAATGAGAAGTGATATGGTGAGCCTGATTTCCGTTGACCAAGTGTGATGAACGTACAATGGAAAGCCAACAAAGCATACACGGTTTTAAGTTTATAACTAACCATAACAAAGCGTTGACTTAGTAgaagacaaaaataaaatacaacaaaacaaaccaaaacaaaatatatcccCTAATAATCAATAATATGTAACAATGACGTCTTCCAATTACAAAAGTTATATGctcaaaagtcaaaactatATGCTCAAAGGGTAAGCAAAACCGATGGAATATGACATAACGGTTCAACCcaatagttatataaaaaatacgTAAACGAGTGCAAGCCCACGGATCGAGGCATGTATCCGACCGGTGAAGTTAGTCTCCGAAGGCAAACCTAAGcactaaattattatatttcagCTGCATATTTCAAAGTCAACAAATGTTCACGTCCggcaaataatatttttatatgtacttCTAGTATTGGGCATTTTCTTCTGGTAGAAAAATCATATCGCATCCGACCTGAAATCAGTTACAATTTTCATAtactttaattaaaatttaaaactaaagtaaTCCCCTTCCCTCTACAACCAACACTTCCGGCTTGGCCAAACCTCTTAACTAAGGAACCTGCCAGGGCTAGACGATTCTCCTACGCAGAGAGTTCACAAACCACTGATTAGATTAAGTTCaacataaaaaatttaaatatgataaaaatttagaataaatgttaaaaaaaaaattaactgttAACCCTTAATCCGTTCAATGTCGATATACTGTATATGGCTGAACAATACTAACATGCCACAACTTGCGTTgtcaaataattatatttttggatagCACTTTCCAAAATTACACATAAAATCTACAAAATACTTATTTTCAAACTGAACAATACTAACGTACCACAACTTGCGCATGTGAGCCAATGACTCATTTAAGATAATTTATGACAAACCTAACCTATATTTTGTACATTGTACTATACACGTCTCTATATCAATACAACTtctattatatttgtttaaccaaaaaaattacaattggCCACGAGTCCAACAACTCCTTTTTGCTTTTGATAttacaaattaaatatacaatattattcaaaaacaCGGAATCTAAATCAGCAAATATAATTCAATTCAACCACCAAAAACGATAAGATATACAATACAACCTGTTGTGcccatttaaaaatatttaatttgaaatattttcgtTTCCTCATTGTTCAACGCAGAAGGAAGGAGAGTAACCATGCTCATCtgagaaaaaagaagatgaagtcAGACAAGCTCTAAAGCCTGTAATGGAAGACAAGAAAGCAAACATAATCGCAACCATATCCATCTTAGCCCTTATCATAGTAATAATCGTCGCCAGAGTTTCTCTAAAACTCTCCAAAACGTTTTACCTCATCGCCGGCGTCGACATCTCCTTGATCCTCGCCGTGATCTGTTTCCTCATAATCCGTCGCCGTTACAACAGAGAGAGGAAGATCTTGGTATCAAAGTACGTCTCGGAAGGCAGAGAGCTCCGGATCGAGTACAGTTTCCTCAGAAAAGTCGCCGGCGTCCCGACCAAGTTCAAGCTCGAGGATCTCGAAGAAGCCACCGACGGGTTCCGGATCCAGATTGGAAAAGGCGGGTCGGGCTCGGTCTTCAAAGGAGTTCTCAAAGACGGGAGCCAAGTGGCTGTGAAGAGAATCGAAGgagaagagaaaggagaaagagagTTTAGGTCAGAAGTGGCGGCTATAGCTTCCGTGCAGCACAAGAATCTAGTCCGTCTCTACGGTTACTCATCAGTGAATCGCCAGAGGTTCCTCGTCTACGCGTATGTACCTAACTCGTCTCTAGATCACTGGATCTTCCCGGACAGAGGAGGGAACAGGAGGGCCAGAGGATGCTTGACGTGGGACCAAAGGTACCAAGTCGCTGTCGATGTAGCGAAAGCCCTAGCTTATCTTCACCACGACTGTCGGTCAAAGATCTTGCATCTCGACGTGAAGCCGGAGAACATTCTCCTCGACGAGGATTACAGAGCGGTGGTGACAGACTTCGGACTCTCGAAGCTGATTGCTAGAGACGTGAGCAGAGTTGTGACGGAGATACGCGGCACGTGCGGATACCTAGCACCAGAGTGGCTTCTTGAACACGGAATCTCTGAGAAGTCTGATGTCTACAGCTACGGGATCGTGTTGCTAGAGATGATCGGAGGGAGGAGGAGTATAATGAAGGTAGAGGTCGAGGAAACGAACAAAAAGACGAACAAgaaaagcaagaagaagaagttagAGTATTTTCCGAGGATTGTGAACCAGAAGATGAGAGAAAGGAAGATAATGGAGATCGTAGATCAACGGCTGGAGTTAGGTGATGAAGAGCAAGTGATGAAGCTGGTGTGTGTGGCTCTTTGGTGTATACAGGAGAAGGCGAAGAATAGGCCTGATATGGCTATGGTGATTGAGATGCTTGAAGGGAGAGTTCCGGTGAGTGAGCCTCCGGATTCACAGCTTGTTGTGGTCGATCTTTTGGCAgctggtgatgatgatgatgatggtgcaCCTACAGGTGTACGACGTGTTGTAGAGGTACCGAGGTTGCATATTCAGAGGGAAAGGAATTTTCGTTTACCGTCTATTTGTTCTAGCATCATATCTCCCATTTCTCCACGGTAgagttttggttttgttcattTGATATATGTAATAACAGACAGTTTAGTTATTACCAGGATTGAACACAACATTATGGTTTTAACTGGAAGCTATCTCGCATCTAAAATGAAATAGTGACTCTATCAAGCTAATAAGAGTCCAAATCAACACAGGTAAGTGCAACTCAAAATCGATATGTAAAATAAGCACAATTTATAATCAGGACAGAATAGATCTGATCGTTTCAAATAAATTACCattcaaataaataaaccagaaccaaaccgaaaatcAGTATTCTAAAAAGGAACCGAATtagatccaaaattttaatgatattagTTAGTTTCTGACATTGTATCTGAACCGAAAACCGgaataacaaatcaaaaccattctaaattttttaaataaccaaACGGTTTCGATATCAAAACGAAGTGAACCAAAAACCGAACCCCTGAGATCTTAGACAGAAGCATAAGACCAGAAAGTACAAGCCTAGGAATTAGGATCATAAAGCCTTAACCAAGTTTGGTTGGTTCAAAAAGTAAACCGAATCTCCCCAAATTTTCTTATTATGGGATATACTGATCTAAACAATAGTCTCGGGATAAAATTGGAAAGAAGTAATATAGATGGGGCGATAGTGAAAAACAAAGTGCAAGCCATATCAAAAGTTTAATGGGGTTTGCTGGCTGCTGCTGAGCCACTGGCTTCTTCTCCGTCGATAAACTATAGCCGAGGTACCGTCTCAGACTCTCAGATAACATCTATTTCTGTTTTTTCCTGCGACTTTCACCAAACTCTTCCTCATCTGCACTGGTTTGAACTAGACTGTGTTGCTTTTCCCCCAGGTGCTTCTTCTCAGCACTGCTTGTCATCCGAAATGAGTATCTCTGGTGCTGCACTTGGTTCAGGTTAGTATATTCCTCTTTTGTGCGAGTTCAAAACGAAGatttatagaaacaaaaataactatCAGTTATTCCCAGGCAGAATTTTAGGAAGAGCGGTAGAGTTTGGGAAAACTCATGTGGTTAGGCCCAAAGGGAAACACCAAGCTACTATTGTCTGGCTACATGGTCTTGGCGACAATGGCTCCAGGTATATCtggctctgtttttttttcatttttttgcaATATCATTTAGCATCATAGTGTCTAG contains these protein-coding regions:
- the LOC108822375 gene encoding probable receptor-like protein kinase At5g20050 — protein: MEDKKANIIATISILALIIVIIVARVSLKLSKTFYLIAGVDISLILAVICFLIIRRRYNRERKILVSKYVSEGRELRIEYSFLRKVAGVPTKFKLEDLEEATDGFRIQIGKGGSGSVFKGVLKDGSQVAVKRIEGEEKGEREFRSEVAAIASVQHKNLVRLYGYSSVNRQRFLVYAYVPNSSLDHWIFPDRGGNRRARGCLTWDQRYQVAVDVAKALAYLHHDCRSKILHLDVKPENILLDEDYRAVVTDFGLSKLIARDVSRVVTEIRGTCGYLAPEWLLEHGISEKSDVYSYGIVLLEMIGGRRSIMKVEVEETNKKTNKKSKKKKLEYFPRIVNQKMRERKIMEIVDQRLELGDEEQVMKLVCVALWCIQEKAKNRPDMAMVIEMLEGRVPVSEPPDSQLVVVDLLAAGDDDDDGAPTGVRRVVEVPRLHIQRERNFRLPSICSSIISPISPR